The Synechococcus sp. CC9605 sequence TGCGGGAGCGGTACCCGCAGCGGATGATCCACTGCGCGCCGGATCCCACCGGCTCGCGGAAGCAGACCAGCTCCCTGGGGCTGAGCGATCACAAGATCCTGCAGGAGTCGGGCGGGTTCAAGATCTGCACCCCGCGCGCGCCGTGGGCCATCAAGGACAAGGTGAACGCCACCCGGCTGATGGTGCTGGATGCCGCTGGCCGGCGTCGGCTTCAGGTCGATCCCAGCTGCAAGCGGCTGATCCGCAGCATGAAAAACCTGGAGTTCAAGCCGGGGATGGCGGTGCCGGATCCCCACTCCGATCACGGCCACATGTGTGATGCCCTCGGTTACGCGGCCCTGGCGCTGACCAAAGGCCTCACCCCCTGGCGGGTGGGCTCGAGCGAGACGATCAAGGTCTGGTGACCACCACGGCCCGCCGGCGAAAGAAACCGGTCCGGGCCAATGTGGAGGAGGAGATCCTCGAGCGCGGGCGCTGGAGCGGATTGAAGGAACAGCACCGTCTGGAGCGGCAGAACCAAAGCGAGGTGGAGAACGAAATGGCCCGGATCCAGATGCAGCAGTTCCTGGTGGGTGGCACCAGTGCGATCACCCCGGACGGCCATGGCGGGTGGCCAGGTGGTTGAAGGGCCGTGAGGCGACCCAGCGCATTACCCCCAAAGGTGTCGCCTGCTGCAACGCCGCTGAAACAACCGGCAGGCTGAGGGTTTGGTGGTCAGCATCCTCAAATACCTTCAAGCAAACTCACTGAAAAGGTTGAATGAGGGAGACGTAAAGGTTTGCAATTCTGTTGGTAATCCTCTGAGTTGTAGTACGAACTAGCGGCGTCCAACGACGGAAATTCCAGGACAGCCCAGACAGGAAATCCATCGCCCTCGCGGCAATCTGCGTCAGTTGTGAAAGCAATCACACGTCCACCAAACTGTTCAATGACAGCTGGCGTCCGTTCGTAATACGCCTGCATTCCTTCTGGGTTCCGCACGACACCCTGGGCCACTATTAAACCCTTTGACATCAGCCGATAAAAATTCACATTAACCATGCTCTGGAGCTACGGCAGACAGCCCGTCCTAGAAAAGTTGGAAAAGAGTTCTCGTAAGAATCATTGCGCCCTTCAAGAGCTGTCTTCATTCGGTAGAAGAAATTGGTGGCCTGCCCGGCCGGTTCCTGGATGCCGGTATCGACATCAGCCACCTGGAACGATATTGCTGACTGACTAGTGGCTGTTTTTAAGCAGCTTTATCTCGCCATAGAAGAGAGCCATAGCCCCAACAATGGTCAAACAAAGGGTGGTGGTGAGAATCATTTCGTTCAGCATCCTTTCTCCTTGTATCTGACTTAGGTCTAAGACAAAAAACCAGCTTTTGTAGCTCTTGTTACAGGCCCAAACAGGGTGAAAACCGGCCATCAGCGAAGGGATGGGTATTGCTGCCCTCTTACGCGGGAAACGTCAGCCGATAGACAGGTTCATCTGCGCATGAGCTGGGTGTGATGACCCGGCTTTTTTGTGGCTATCGAACGGGCGGCCGACACCGAACCCAGCCGGTCTTCATCCAACGAGAGAAATGCAGCAACAGCAATAGTCAGCAATTGGTGCCAGATCAGACGTCAATTGCCTGCGAACCAAGGCCAGGGTTATGTCAGTTCTCTGAACTGATCAAATGGATCCCAAAAGCAAGAGCTGCCAAGACCTAAATAACCAATTGGCTATCTACCAAGCATTCCGCTACGCTCATGGAGTCGCTGCGTTCTTACGACAGATAGCGAATGAACACTGCCCGATTCAGAAAGTGGTTATTCGCTAATCAGCGCACGGGCTGATGGCATCGTCACCAGCCTGTTCTGAGCATCTTGTCCCACGCCTCGATTGTGGGTTTGGGGTACCTGTGGACGACACCCGAGCAGGCAGTAGTTCACTCAGTTGATGCGGAGTGCTGCAAGCGACAACGAAGGCTGAGTTCTCAACCCAGGATGTGGCGAAAGGCAACTTCTCCATGGCATCCAAGTTCTTCCACGTTCATCACGAGTTCCGCGCAGGCAAAGCTCAGCAGTGGTGGGAGACGGCCCAAGCAGCCATGGCTCCAGGTGGTGGCTGGGATGAGGCAGTGGCCAAAAACCTAAAATCGGGGTTCTTCAACCATTCGTTCTGTCCTATCGGCCCTGAAGGCCCTGCCTTTTGCATCTGGGAAGTCCGCGAAGGAATCACAGCGGAGGAGTTTCAGGAATTCATCGATGGCCCTGATGGCGTGAACTTTGGATTGGGGGCGTGGATGAACATCTGCAGGGAGATCAACGTTGAGATGGCAGGAACCCCCCCTTACTCAAGAAAGTTCTGAATCACCGAACTGGTGGTGGGCACCGCCGCCAGCCTGTTTTCAGCATCTTGTTCCACGCGTCGATGGCGTTGTGCCGAAGCATTCGCCTACGCGTCTGGGGCACTGGCGGACGAGGCGGAACCCAGCGGTAGGTGCGCGTCGCAACCCAATGCGCATGGACCGTGGCTGAGTCGGGTTTGAACTGACAGACCAATTGCTGCTCAGGACTCACAAGCCAACCCTCACCACCCGGTTTTTCGGGCGGAGGATTAGTGGCGCGGTCCTTGTTCGTCATGGGGCGGAGTCTGGCCAGCACCGTCGCCAAACTGGAGCGTTGCCAGCGAACGCCGATGTCGATAACCTGGGCGGAGAACCTTGATCTGGCTCGCGTTTTAGAAGCCACAGGTGAGCTGGACTTGGGGCCGCGGCTGTTGCCATGGCCGGAGCACTTCATCACCTCCAGCGGGATCTGCTGGTGGCCAGCTGGGAGCCTCAGACGTTGAGCGTGACTCCCACCACAGCCTTCTCCACCACCCGGAGCTGCTCAACTACCTCACGGATCAGCTGCAGCCGTGGGTTGGCCTTCCAGGTGTAATCGTCCGGGTTCAGGGGGGTGCCGCCCTCCCGGAGCCCATCGGGCACGTCTTCGTAAATAGTCCGCTTGATCTGCTCCTCGCTCCACTTCAGCCGGGTCAGGTAAGTGGACTCCTCCCTCCACCAGGCCGCCACGGCATCTTCTGGTTCCGGGTTCTGAATCACCATTTCTTCCCCCAGCTGGATCTCGCCGGTGTGGAGCTTCTGCAGCATCTCGAGCCCCCCAGCATTCATCGCGGCGCCCCTACGGATCGCCTCGAGCTTGGGCATCCCCTGCAGGCCCCAATCGGTGCCGGCCTCCATCAGTGCAGCGATCTGCTGATCCAGCACCTGCACCGCGCTCTGCAGCTCTGGGGCATCGCCATCAGCCATCAGTTCCAGGTACTGCTGCCGCTTGGCCTGGAGCCGCTTCACCTCCGGCTGAGAGGCGGCTGTATCGTCCTGCTGCTGGGCCTGCTTCTCCTCCGCGGCCGCCAGGGCATCAGCGTTATCGGCAAAGGCCTGGAACACCGCTGGAAACAGCTCTGACTCACTGATGCTGTTCCGGCGACTGCCTGCCTGCCGCCAGTTGCACTCCTCATTGAGACACCGGTAGGCGGCCGTTCCAGGGGCGTTCCGGCCCGGGCGGACATATCGGCCCATCTTTCGGCCGCAGTGGCCGCAGAGCACCTTCCCGCTGAGGACATGCTGCCGGCGCTTGTCTGGTGCTGATCGGCGGGCCTGCATGCCCCTCACGCGGGCCTCCAGGGCACGGTGCCGCTCTGGATCGACCAAGGCCTCACCGCCGGCGCCTTCGATCACATCAGCCCAGGTGGCGATGGCCAGGGTCTTGCACCGCCTCCCCACCCTGGCGCCGCGGAGCGCTGGATTGATCAGCAGCCGCTGGATCCCCGCCCGATCCCGCCAGACCCCATAGGTCTCCCCCAGGTGCCGCCATGCGGCGTGGAAGCTGAGCTTCTCCTCGAGGATGCCGATCATCTTTAGCAGCAGCTCTGCTCGGCTGCGGACGGTGCGATCGGCCAGCAGAGACAGGAACGGCTCCCGGTCGGGCTCGAGCTGGCCACCCACCTGGCGCATGCCAAATGGGGCCACATCCACCAGGCCCATGGCCTTCCGGTGCGCCTTGCCGGCCTCAGACCGCTCCCGGATCCGTTCCACCTCGGCCTGGGCCATGGCGCCGAGCATGCGCAGCTGCAGCTGGCCCCCGATCGTGCTGAGGTTCAGGTCATCGTCCAGCAGCTCGAGCTGGGGGCGCCATCGGCGCTGAATACATCGACGAGCTTGCAGGTCTCGGCCGCGCCGCGGGTGAGCCGATCCCACCGGGTGGCGACGACCTTCTCCATCGTGCCGGCCTTCACCCGCCGGATCAGTTCCCGGTATCGGGGCCGCGCCTCTGAAGTGCCGCTCATCAGATCCACCAGCACCTCGCCGGCGCCGGCTGATTTCAGTCGGCTGACCTGCTGCTCCAGCGTCAGCGTGCCCCTGGCCTGCTCGACCGTTGAGAGACGCGCATAGCCGACGACAGACGCCATTCAGGTGTGTGGAGTTGCACCACTATCGACGCCAGGTACATTTGTGATAACCCAGTGAGGATGTCGTCCACAAGCCAGACCGAGCTGTGGGCTCCTTGTTTGTTGAGGGGGCTGGCTTGGAAGGCACCCCTCAGGTTGGTTTGGCGTTGGAGTCTGTTCAGATGGTGTTGGCTTACCCCGGCACTGCTGCGGCGCAGTAGATCTACCGTCGGCCGGCCCAATCCCAGGGCGATGGGCTGCGGCAGGGGGTTGGATCGTTGCCGCTTCCAGCTTGGAATCGGCACCAGCACTGCTGTTGCAGGCAGGGTGAAGCGCTCAGACAGCAGCTGAACCAAGGCCACAAGCGCTTTGCCTTGGCGCGGTTGACGCAGCTTCAGCAGCAGCTGGCGCAGCGGGCCTGCGTAAGGCCCGAGAGCGCACCACTGCAAGGGCAGCAAGCCCTTGAGTCCCTGACCAGGGAGAGGAAGGGCATCGAGGCACGTGGTGCAGGGAGCCGTCGGTGGCAGTGGGCTGTCCCAAGCTCCATTACAGATCGGGCAGCGGGGCTCGATCAGCAGGGTTTGGGCAAAGCTCAGGAGCGCGCGATGCACAGCAGGTCGGTTGCTGCAACGAGCGTTCCACTGTTGGGCTGAATCGCTCCGAGATCAGGCGCCTTCTTTGGGCATCGCCCGCAGCATCGCCACCAAGGTGCGGTGAGCGTCTTCGCTGTCGGTGAGGGTGTGATCAAAGGCAATGCTGACGCTGGCGCCATCCACCTCCAGTTCCATGGTTTCTGCTTTCACAGACACCATGCGCGCTGCAGCGGGATTGCTGACGCCGCCGTAGTGCTTGGCGTAGGCGAGCACCGCTTCGGCATGGTCGTCGTTCATGTGTTTGCAGATCCGTGTGCTGACGGCATCAGTGAGGGGGTCTGCAGGCATGGGGATCAAACAGGTGTGTGCAATCTTTGCAGTGATCGGCTCAAGCGAAGCGCTCGATCAACAAAAGACCGAGGCGAATGCCACTGAAACCCACATACCCGGCCAGAACGACGAAAAGGCCGATGGCCAGACCATCGCGGAGCTTGGTGGGCATGGGGGTTGGGCGGGATGCCGGAATTCTCACCCGACCAGGGCCTGTTGGGCCAGTCGCGCCACCCCTGCAGCGGGGGGTGTTTGGCAACTCGTTACACCGCAGCCGAGGCGGCGTTCCCGCAGCCGTCGCCATTGGGGATTTCGCGCTCCACCGCCAATGCTGATGATCCGCCTGGGTGTGGCAGCACCCAGCTCGTTCAGGCGGTGCCAACCCTGTGCCTCGATCTCGGCGAGACCTTCAAGCAGTCCATGCAGGTAGAGGGCATCGCTCACCGGCCGTGGTTCAAGCACGGGCAACAGCTCTTGATCATCGACTGGGAAGCGTTCCCCCGGGGCGGGAAGCGGCCGCAGGCGGAGTCCACTGTCGGTGTCTGGGTTGATCTGGCGGCTTAGTTCGTTGAGTTGGTCGTCGCTGTAGAAACGCCGCAGCACACCGGCCCCTGCATTGGAGGCGCCTCCACAGAGCCAGCGTCCCCCCACGCGATGGCTGGTGACGCCCGGGGCGTGGAGGGGCGTCTCGGTGAAGCACTTCATCACCAGGGTGGTTCCCAGCACGGTGATCCCATCTCCGGGACCGGGATCGGCGGCGAGCACAGCGGCATTGGAATCCGTAGTTCCGGCAACGATGATCAGATCGTCGGCCAATCCCAAGGCCTTAGCCTGCTCCGGTGCGATCGTCCCGAGAATGCTTCCGCTGGGACGGATTTCAGGCAGTGCTTTCCGCCAGGGCTGTTCGGCAAAACGGGCTGGCCAGCTGCTGGTGATCAGATCCCAACCCAGACGCAGGTTGTTGCCTTCTTCCCCCCAGCGC is a genomic window containing:
- a CDS encoding recombinase zinc beta ribbon domain-containing protein, whose product is MGSAHPRRGRDLQARRCIQRRWRPQLELLDDDLNLSTIGGQLQLRMLGAMAQAEVERIRERSEAGKAHRKAMGLVDVAPFGMRQVGGQLEPDREPFLSLLADRTVRSRAELLLKMIGILEEKLSFHAAWRHLGETYGVWRDRAGIQRLLINPALRGARVGRRCKTLAIATWADVIEGAGGEALVDPERHRALEARVRGMQARRSAPDKRRQHVLSGKVLCGHCGRKMGRYVRPGRNAPGTAAYRCLNEECNWRQAGSRRNSISESELFPAVFQAFADNADALAAAEEKQAQQQDDTAASQPEVKRLQAKRQQYLELMADGDAPELQSAVQVLDQQIAALMEAGTDWGLQGMPKLEAIRRGAAMNAGGLEMLQKLHTGEIQLGEEMVIQNPEPEDAVAAWWREESTYLTRLKWSEEQIKRTIYEDVPDGLREGGTPLNPDDYTWKANPRLQLIREVVEQLRVVEKAVVGVTLNV
- a CDS encoding FGGY-family carbohydrate kinase, with amino-acid sequence MTDSPLVLGIDLGTSGIRTAVVAANGAVLDSRSQAYGGDFANPHSWREGCGDLIRAIPAQLRCQLKALAVDGTSGTLLACDRDGSPHGKALAYSQSCPELQSALQPLVDPSSPAASCSGSLARALRLLNCHGEAILLRHQADWISGWLLNDWRWGEEGNNLRLGWDLITSSWPARFAEQPWRKALPEIRPSGSILGTIAPEQAKALGLADDLIIVAGTTDSNAAVLAADPGPGDGITVLGTTLVMKCFTETPLHAPGVTSHRVGGRWLCGGASNAGAGVLRRFYSDDQLNELSRQINPDTDSGLRLRPLPAPGERFPVDDQELLPVLEPRPVSDALYLHGLLEGLAEIEAQGWHRLNELGAATPRRIISIGGGARNPQWRRLRERRLGCGVTSCQTPPAAGVARLAQQALVG
- a CDS encoding DUF1651 domain-containing protein; this encodes MTNKDRATNPPPEKPGGEGWLVSPEQQLVCQFKPDSATVHAHWVATRTYRWVPPRPPVPQTRRRMLRHNAIDAWNKMLKTGWRRCPPPVR
- a CDS encoding DUF2470 domain-containing protein, translating into MPADPLTDAVSTRICKHMNDDHAEAVLAYAKHYGGVSNPAAARMVSVKAETMELEVDGASVSIAFDHTLTDSEDAHRTLVAMLRAMPKEGA
- a CDS encoding ComF family protein; translated protein: MHRALLSFAQTLLIEPRCPICNGAWDSPLPPTAPCTTCLDALPLPGQGLKGLLPLQWCALGPYAGPLRQLLLKLRQPRQGKALVALVQLLSERFTLPATAVLVPIPSWKRQRSNPLPQPIALGLGRPTVDLLRRSSAGVSQHHLNRLQRQTNLRGAFQASPLNKQGAHSSVWLVDDILTGLSQMYLASIVVQLHTPEWRLSSAMRVSQRSSRPGAR
- a CDS encoding DUF1330 domain-containing protein — its product is MVNVNFYRLMSKGLIVAQGVVRNPEGMQAYYERTPAVIEQFGGRVIAFTTDADCREGDGFPVWAVLEFPSLDAASSYYNSEDYQQNCKPLRLPHSTFSVSLLEGI
- a CDS encoding recombinase family protein, with translation MASVVGYARLSTVEQARGTLTLEQQVSRLKSAGAGEVLVDLMSGTSEARPRYRELIRRVKAGTMEKVVATRWDRLTRGAAETCKLVDVFSADGAPSSSCWTMT